Genomic segment of uncultured Tolumonas sp.:
GCGCGTAATGGCGGAAGTGGCGCGTGAAGTGATCGTGCTGGTGGATTCCGAAAAATTTGGCCGTCGTATTCCCAATCTGGAATTGCCGTGGAGTGCGATAGACACCTTGATCACTGATGATGGGATCGGGGAAGAGCTGAAGCAACAAATTGAACAACATGATGTGCATGTGATTTGTGCGTCAATAACTGGTTAATAACTAATTTAAACGAAGATCTCGTATATAGATAAGCCGGTCGTTTGCCGCAGGGATGCGGCAGCCGAGCGTACAGGGATGTATTTACCGCGTACCGGTGTTCTATATACAAGGTCTGAGCAGACTGGAGAATAATACATATGTGTGGAATCGTCGGTGCAGTAGCCCAGCGTGATATTTCTGAAATTCTGGTAGAAGGCTTACGTCGTCTGGAATACCGTGGTTATGACTCTGCGGGTGTGGCAATCATCAATGCGCAAGGCGAATTACAGCGTGTTCGTCGTCTGGGTAAAGTGCAGGAATTGGCTGCCGCATTGGAAGAACAACCTTTGTCTGGCGGTACTGGTATTGCACATACGCGCTGGGCAACCCACGGCGAACCGTCAGAAATCAACGCACATCCACATGTTTCCAATGGTGATTTAGCAGTCGTCCATAACGGTATCATCGAAAACCATGAAGAACTGCGCGTTAAACTGCAGGGGTTAGGTTACGAATTTGTCTCACAGACCGATACTGAAGTGATTGTGCATCTGGTGCACCATTACCTGAAAACTGCGGGTAGCCTGCTGCAGGCACTGCAAACGGCAGTAAAAGAACTGCGCGGCGCATACGGCACTGTAGTGATGGATCGTCGTGATCCATCGCGTCTGGTCGTAGCACGCTCAGGTTCACCTCTGGTTATCGGTCGTGGCTTGGGTGAAAATTTCATCGCATCTGATCAATTGGCGCTGTTGCCAGTGACTCGTCGTTTCCTGTTCCTGGAAGAAGGTGATGTGGCAGAAGTCACCCGTAAAGGCGTGACGATCTTTAATCACGCCGGTCAACCAGTTGAACGTGCGGAAATCGAATCGGAACTGTCGCATGACGCCGGTGATAAAGGTCAATATCGCCATTACATGCAAAAAGAGATCTATGAACAGCCACAATCGATCCTGAATACGTTGGAAGGTCGTCTGGTTGGCAATCACATTGTGCCGGAATCTTTCGGTACACATGCACGTGAAATCTTCCAGAAAGTACAACACGTGCAGATCGTGGCGTGTGGTACTTCTTATCACTCTGGCATGGTGGCGCGTTACTGGTTTGAAGCGCTGGCGGGTGTTTCCTGTAACATCGAAATTGCATCTGAATTCCGCTATCGCAAATCCGTCGTGCACCCAAATAGCCTGATCATCACCTTGTCTCAGTCTGGTGAAACCGCCGATACTCTGGCTGCGTTGCGTCTGGCGAAAGAGATGGGCTATATGGCCAGTCTGACCTTGTGCAACGTGCCGGGGTCGTCTTTGGTGCGTGAATCTGACCTGGCCTTTATGACCCGCGCTGGTGCAGAAATCGGTGTGGCATCGACTAAAGCGTTTACCACTCAGCTAACTGGTTTACTCATGCTGGTGACAGCGATTGGCCGTGGTAACGGTAATATGAGTGAAACCGACGAGCATTGTGTAGCGAGTGCATTACAAGCCTTACCAATGCAGATTGAGCATGCCTTACAGCTGGATAAACAAATCGAAGCCTTGGCCGAACAGTTTGCTAACAAGCAACACAGTCTGTTTTTAGGTCGCGGTGATCAATATCCAATCGCGATGGAAGGCGCATTAAAACTGAAAGAAATCAGCTATATCCATGCAGAAGCCTATGCCGCTGGTGAGTTAAAACACGGCCCGTTAGCGCTGATCGACAGCGAAATGCCGATCATTGTGGTGGCTCCAAATAATGAACTGCTGGAAAAACTGAAATCCAACGTGGAAGAAGTGCGTGCACGCGGTGGTTTGTTGTATGTGTTTGCTGATCGGGCAGCCGGTTTCACCAGTGATGACACTATGCGTGTGATGCCAATGGAAAGTGTGGCTGACATCATTGCACCAATTGTGTACACCATTCCGATGCAATTACTGGCCTATCACATTGCGCTGATCAAGGGCACCGATGTGGATCAACCACGAAATCTAGCCAAATCAGTGACAGTGGAATAATCAGCGGTCATAAAAAAGCGTAATAAAAACAGGAGGATTTATTCCTCCTGTTTTGTTTGTCTTGCATTCCCCGGCATTGGAAATTAGGTTGTAGAACCGTTATTTGCATAAATTGGCTTAATAATTGAATTTATATAGCCCTGGCTGGTTAGGTGCGACATATAAAAGGTTTTAAAATGTTACGCAAAGGAATGCGTAGACTGGTACATGGCTGCCGCGAAATACTACATCGCTGGCATGTTACTCGTTGTACTTGTGTCGATGAGCGCCAGTTGTCTCAGATAGGCCATACGCTATATCAAGAATTTGATGATGGGGTAGTCTTACTGGATAAAAACGGTTTTTTGCTGGAAGCCAACCCGGCGTTTTGTCGCCAAAGCGGTTTTTCCTTACTGGAACTACTAAGGATGCGCCGCACGCAATTACGGGCGATGCTTCAGGTGGACTGGGATATCGTATTATCGCAATTGATGACCTCCGGTCGTTGGCAAGGTGCGCTGTGGTTAAAGCATAAAACCCAAGGCTGGTTACCTTATCAACTTATGTTACGCCAGACTGCTGCTCAGTCAGGGAATGTGCAGTTATTAGGGGTTTTCTCTGTCCAACGAGGCATGTCTGTCGATGAAGAACAGCTCGATCCACTGACCGGTTTATTACACCGTCTCTCCTTTGATAACCAATTGCGCCTCCTTTGCAGGGGTACGCAGCCATTTACTTTGTTAACGCTCGATCTGGATCAGTTTCGCCAAATCAACAATCAATTTGATCACCAAACCGGTGATCGCATCTTGCAGCAATTAGCGTTACGTTTACAGCGCTTGCTGGGGCCTCGGGGGATGGTAGCACGTGTGGGTGGCGATGATTTTGCGTTACTGATCCCCGGCATGGATCAACCAGAACAAGCACAGCAGTTAGCCGAGGAAGTGTATGCCGAGGTGTTACGGCCATTTAAAAATGGCGACAGCGAAATCGCTATTTCTGGCACCTTGGGTGGCGCATTATGGCCGTTAGATGCGCGCAGTCCAGGTGCGTTATGGCGCCGGGCAGAACAAGCCTTGTTTATTGCCCGCAACCGTCATTTGCCGATGTTGGCATTTTCAGCCGGTGTGCGGCAAGAGCTGTCATATCGCCAAAAATTACAGCAAGATTTACTAGATGCCGTGCAAAACAATGGGATCTGGGTTGCCTATCAGCCGATTTGGGATAATCAGCGTCAGCGTGTCGGCAAACTGGAAGCGCTGGCCCGCTGGTCACATCCTGAATTAGGTAACATTCCACCGGATCAGTTTATCCCGTTAGCCGAAGAGAGTGGCTTGATCGGGTTGCTGGGTGAAAAAATTCTGGAACAAGCCTGTGTCGATCTGGCGCTATTGCATCAAGCCGGGTTTGATTGGTTAGAACTCAGCATCAATCGTTCGATCATCGAATTTTTGCAATTAGATGTGCAAGCGAAAAGCTGGCTGGACGTGATCCAGCAACATCATATTGCGCCGGCAAAAATTATCTTTGAGGTCACTGAATCGCTGTTGATGGATACACAAAGCCAACATCTGGCGCGCCTGCATACTTTGCGTGAAGCCGGATGCCGGATCGCGATCGATGATTTTGGTACCGGATATTCCTCATTTAATTACTTAAGAAAATTTCCCATCGATATTGTGAAGATTGACCGAAGCTTTGTGCTGACCGTGCCGCATGATCATAAGGACACCCAACTGTTATTAGGTATCCTGTGTATTGTGCAAAATCTGGGTTATGAAGTGGTTGTCGAAGGGATTGAAGATGAAGCGCTACAGCAATTTTTATTGCAGCATCATTGTGAATACAGTCAGGGTTATCTGTTTAGTAAACCGCAAAATTTCACATCGTTGCTGGAATATCTGGTGGAACTATCGCCGCAAGTCCGGGCCAGCGGCGAATAAGCGTTTTTATAACACCCAACGCTGTAATGCGATTGCAATTCCGTCATCATCATTACTACCTGTGACGAAATGTGCCTGCTGTTGAATTTCAGCAGCGGCGTTACCCATGGCGACACCCAAACCAACCTGTTGGAACATGCTGATATCATTGTGATTATCACCAAAGGCAATGACTTGCTCCAGCGTTAAACCCCGATGAGTCACCCATTCGGCCAAGCGGTTACCTTTGCTATTACCTTTGTTTACGATTTCCAAACCATTTGGCGCCGTTCGATCATAGGTAATTGCTAACTCGCTGGGTAACGCTGCGATAAATTTATCAATCGCGGATGTTGTGGTGTGTGATAACTCGATTTTCCATAATGGTGTATGTGTGTGACATAAAGTTGTAATTGATTCATGTGCAATAAAATGCGGACGTTGCTTAGAAGGTAAAGCATGTACCAGTTTTTTTACCCGACCCACATGTTCATTTTCTGGTTGATGACCAATACCATCGGAAAAATGGCAAATCGCATCCAGTTGAAGTGATTCAATCAAAGGCATTAATTGTTGCCATTGCCGCTCAGATAAGGGTGCTCCGGTAGTGATTTGCTGATTTTTTGTATCAAAAACATAAGCACCATTAGCGCAGATCAGTGGTGTATCCAATGCTAATTGATGATGTACCGGATAAGCCATCATATGGTGTCGCCCGGTAACTAAAATAACTTCAATCCCTTTCTCTCTTGCTTGTTGTATCGTATCTGCTGTTTTTTCAGTTACCTGATGATCACTGCTTAACAACGTACCATCCATATCTAGGGCAATAACTGCAATATCTGCCATTTCACGTTTATCCTTCTTTAGGTTCTGCTCACAGGCTGAAACTTTAGCGGTTTATTTGCAAGTTACCGATATACGAAAAAACAGGCGCTATCTATTAGCGTCGGTATTGATATACAAACTGTAATCAAAAATAGCATGCTCTTATAAAACACTTTACGTAAACTTGCGGCTCTTTTGAGCATGAGAGCAATGGGATCTGCAGTATGTCTGATATTTTAAATAGCCTGATCATGGGTGTTGTAGAAGGTATTACCGAGTTCCTGCCGGTATCCAGTACAGGTCATTTGATTGTCACCAAAGAACTTCTTAAATTTCAGGGAAGCGATACTTTTGAAATTGTCATTCAGTTAGGTGGTGTTTTGGCGGTCATGTGGTTTTATTTCGCCACTATTTTGCAGCAAGTAAAAAGCGTTACCACTGACGCTGCTGTTCGTCGCTTCTGGATGGCCGTCATTGTCGCCTTTTTACCGGCAGCTTTTATAGGCTTGGCGTTTCATCACTACATCACGGAATATCTGTTCAATAGTATCACGGTAGCCTGCAGTCTGATTGTCGGTGGCGTGATCATGTGGTGGATAGAAGGTGCTGCTTTCAAACCCCGTACAGTTGCATTTGAACAAATCACCTTAAAGCAAGCGTTCGCGATTGGTTGTGCACAACTGTGTTCACTGATCCCAGGGGTGAGCCGTAGTGCCTCTACTATTATGGGCGGAATGCTGACTGGGTTGGATCGCTCGACTGCTACTGGCTTTAGCTTCTTTCTGTCCATTCCGACATTGGGTGCCGCCAGCATTTATTCCTTACTTAAAGATCTGCATGGGGTAGGGGAGCACGGTGTCGTTAATATCAGCGTTGGTCTGATTACATCCTTTATCGTCAGCCTGCTGTCGATCGGCTGGTTGTTGCGTTATATCAGTAAACACAGTTTCCGCGGTTTTGCTGTTTATCGCATCATCGCTGGCGTGCTGATCTTGGCTTTATCCTACTTCGGTTTCTTCGCAAGCCAAGCCTAAAGCCGCGATATATGCAGCAAATAGCCGAAATTAGCGGCTATTTGCTGTAAAAAACAGCATTTAAATCAAAACCACCATAAATTTGTAATAAAGCGCTTGATCAAAAACGATCACTCCCTATAATGCGGCCCCACTGAGACGGCAGACGCCGACACAGAGCGAGTTGAGAGGTTGTGACGAACAACACTTGACAAGCAAAAGGGAAAGCGTATGATTCGCGTCCCTGGCCTTAGCGCCACGCTCTTTAACAATATATCAAGCAATCTGTGTGGGCACTTGCGTAGATTGATTAGATTGAAAAAATTTAATCAGTGATGCGAGTGACTATTAAGAAACAAGTATTCATTGAGTCAAAAAACTTTAATTGAAGAGTTTGATCATGGCTCAGATTGAACGCTGGCGGCAGGCCTAACACATGCAAGTCGAACGGTAGCACAGGAGAGCTTGCTCTCTGGGTGACGAGTGGCGGACGGGTGAGTAATGCATGGGGAGCTGCCCAATCGAGGGGGATACCAGCTGGAAACGGCTGCTAATACCGCATACGCCCTGAGGGGGAAAGGTGGGGACCTTCGGGCCTACCGCGATTGGATGCACCCATGTGGGATTAGCTAGTTGGTGAGGTAACGGCTCACCAAGGCGACGATCTCTAGCTGGTCTGAGAGGATGACCAGCCACACTGGAACTGAGACACGGTCCAGACTCCTACGGGAGGCAGCAGTGGGGAATATTGCACAATGGGGGAAACCCTGATGCAGCCATGCCGCGTGTGTGAAGAAGGCCTTCGGGTTGTAAAGCACTTTCAGTGGGGAGGAAGGGGTGATGACTAATATTCATCATCATTGACGTTACCCACAGAAGAAGCACCGGCTAACTCCGTGCCAGCAGCCGCGGTAATACGGAGGGTGCAAGCGTTAATCGGAATAACTGGGCGTAAAGCGCACGCAGGCGGTCAGATAAGTCAGATGTGAAATCCCCGGGCTCAACCTGGGAACTGCATTTGAAACTGTCTGACTAGAGTCTTGTAGAGGGGGGTAGAATTCCAGGTGTAGCGGTGAAATGCGTAGAGATCTGGAGGAATACCGGTGGCGAAGGCGGCCCCCTGGACAAAGACTGACGCTCAGGTGCGAAAGCGTGGGGAGCAAACAGGATTAGATACCCTGGTAGTCCACGCTGTAAACGATGTCGATTTGGAGTTTGTGCCATTATGAGCGTGGGTTCCGAAGCTAACGCGATAAATCGACCGCCTGGGGAGTACGGCCGCAAGGTTAAAACTCAAATGAATTGACGGGGGCCCGCACAAGCGGTGGAGCATGTGGTTTAATTCGATGCAACGCGAAGAACCTTACCTGGCCTTGACATGCTGAGAAGTCTGTAGAGATACGGATGTGCCTTCGGGAACTCAGACACAGGTGCTGCATGGCTGTCGTCAGCTCGTGTCGTGAGATGTTGGGTTAAGTCCCGCAACGAGCGCAACCCCTATCCTTTGTTGCCAGCGGGTAATGCCGGGAACTCAAGGGAGACTGCCGGTGATAAACCGGAGGAAGGTGGGGATGACGTCAAGTCATCATGGCCCTTACGGCCAGGGCTACACACGTGCTACAATGGCGTATACAGAGGGAAGCGACCTCGCGAGAGCAAGCGGAACCCACAAAGTACGTCGTAGTCCGGATCGGAGTCTGCAACTCGACTCCGTGAAGTCGGAATCGCTAGTAATCGCAAATCAGAATGTTGCGGTGAATACGTTCCCGGGCCTTGTACACACCGCCCGTCACACCATGGGAGTGGGTTGCACCAGAAGTAGTTAGTCTAACCTTCGGGAGGACGATTACCACGGTGTGATTCATGACTGGGGTGAAGTCGTAACAAGGTAACCGTAGGGGAACCTGCGGTTGGATCACCTCCTTACCTTAACTAATTGACTATGTGAGTGTTCACACAGATTGCTTGTGTCCCCTTCGTCTAGAGGCCCAGGACATCGCCCTTTCACGGCGGTAACAGGGGTTCGAATCCCCTAGGGGACGCCAGAAGTTCTTTAAAAATTTGGAAAGCTGATAAAAGTTCAATCAAGACAAACAAGCGTCTTGGAAAAACTTGGTATGTAAACCAGTATAACTGGTCACGTATTACAGCGTTGAGTAGGAAACTACTTGGGGTTGTATGGTTAAGTGACTAAGCGTACACGGTGGATGCCTAGGCAGTCAGAGGCGAAGAAGGACGTGCTAACCTGCGTTAAGCTGTGGAGAGTCGGTAAGAGACGTTATTATCCACGGATATCCGAATGGGGAAACCCACTGCATTTATGCAGTATTGCATGATGAATACATAGTCATGCAAGGCGAACCGGGAGAACTGAAACATCTAAGTACCCCGAGGAAAAGAAATCAACCGAGATTTCCTTAGTAGCGGCGAGCGAACGGGAATTAGCCCTTAAGTTTCTTGGAAGTTAGTGGAACAGTCTGGAAAGGCTGGCGGCACAGGGTGATAGCCCCGTACATGAAAACGACCTTGAGATGAAAACGAGTAAGGCGGGACACGTGGTATCCTGTCTGAACATGGGGGGACCATCCTCCAAGGCTAAATACTCCTGACTGACCGATAGTGAACCAGTACCGTGAGGGAAAGGCGAAAAGAACCCCTGTGAGGGGAGTGAAATAGAACCTGAAACCGTGTACGTACAAGCAGTGGGAGCACCTTCGTGGTGTGACTGCGTACCTTTTGTATAATGGGTCAGCGACTTACATTCTGTAGCAAGGTTAACCGAATAGGGGAGCCGTAGGGAAACCGAGTCTTAACTGGGCGATTAGTTGCAGGGTGTAGACCCGAAACCGAGTGATCTAGCCATGGGCAGGTTGAAGGTGCCGTAACAGGTACTGGAGGACCGAACCCACTAATGTTGCAAAATTAGGGGATGACCTGTGGCTAGGGGTGAAAGGCCAATCAAACTCGGAGATATCTGGTTCTCCCCGAAAGCTATTTAGGTAGCGCCTCGGACGAATACTACTGGGGGTAGAGCACTGTTTCGACTAGGGGGTCATCCCGACTTACCAACTCGATGCAAACTCCGAATACCAGTAAGTACTATCCGGGAGACACACGGCGGGTGCTAACGTCCGTCGTGAAGAGGGAAACAACCCAGACCGCCAGCTAAGGTCCCAAAGTACTAGTTAAGTGGGAAACGATGTGGGAAGGCTTAGACAGCTAGGATGTTGGCTTAGAAGCAGCCATCATTTAAAGAAAGCGTAATAGCTCACTAGTCGAGTCGGCCTGCGCGGAAGATGTAACGGGGCTAAACTAGTCACCGAAGCTGCGGATTTGCACGTAAGTGCAAGTGGTAGGGGAGCGTTCTGTAAGTCTGTGAAGGTGTGTGGTAACGCATGCTGGAGATATCAGAAGTGCGAATGCTGACGTGAGTAACGTTAAAGGGAGTGAAAGACTCCCTCGCCGGAAGACCAAGGGTTCCTGTCCAACGTTAATCGGGGCAGGGTGAGTCGACCCCTAAGGCGAGGCTGAAAGGCGTAGTCGATGGGAAGCGGGTTAATATTCCTGCACTTTTTGTAACTGCGATGAGGGGACGGAGAAGGCTAAGTAAGCCAGCGGTTGGTAGTGCTGGTGAAAGGTGGTAGGGATGTACGGTAGGCAAATCCGCTGTACTTTATTCCGAGAGCCGAGACGAAGTGACTACGGTCATGAAGTTACTGATGCCACGCTTCCAGGAAAAGCCTCTAAGCTTCAGGTTACAAAGAATCGTACCCCAAACCAACACTGGTGGTCAGGTAGAGAATACCAAGGCGCTTGAGAGAACTCGGGTGAAGGAACTAGGCAAAATAGTACCGTAACTTCGGGAGAAGGTACGCTGTTGTTGGTGAAGGAACTTGCTTCTGGAGCTAATGGCAGCCGCAGTGACCAGATGGCTGGGACTGTTTAACAAAAACACAGCACTCTGCAAACACGAAAGTGGACGTATAGGGTGTGACACCTGCCCGGTGCCGGAAGGTTAATTGATGGGGTTAGCGCAAGCGAAGCTCTTGATCGAAGCCCCGGTAAACGGCGGCCGTAACTATAACGGTCCTAAGGTAGCGAAATTCCTTGTCGGGTAAGTTCCGACCTGCACGAATGGTGTAACCATGGCCATGCTGTCTCCACCCGAGACTCAGTGAAATCGAATTCGCCGTGAAGATGCGGTGTACCCGCGGCTAGACGGAAAGACCCCGTGAACCTTTACTATAGCTTGACACTGAACATTGAACCTACCTGTGTAGGATAGGTGGGAGGCTTTGAAGTGATGACGCTAGTTGTCATGGAGCCGTCCTTGAAATACCACCCTGGTATGTTTGATGTTCTAACCTCAACCCATTATCTGGGTCAGGGACAGTGTCTGGTGGGTAGTTTGACTGGGGCGGTCTCCTCCCAAAGAGTAACGGAGGAGCACGAAGGTGGGCTAATCACGGTCGGACATCGTGAGGTTAGTGCAATGGCATAAGCCCGCTTAACTGCGAGACGGACAGGTCGAGCAGGTGCGAAAGCAGGTCATAGTGATCCGGTGGTTCTGAATGGAAGGGCCATCGCTCAACGGATAAAAGGTACTCCGGGGATAACAGGCTGATACCGCCCAAGAGTTCATATCGACGGCGGTGTTTGGCACCTCGATGTCGGCTCATCACATCCTGGGGCTGAAGTTGGTCCCAAGGGTATGGCTGTTCGCCATTTAAAGTGGTACGCGAGCTGGGTTCAGAACGTCGTGAGACAGTTCGGTCCCTATCTGCCGTGGGCGTTGGATGATTGAGTGGGGTTGCTCCTAGTACGAGAGGACCGGAGTGAACGAACCGCTGGTGTTCGGGTTGTCATGCCAATGGCACTGCCCGGTAGCTAAGTTCGGAAAAGATAACCGCTGAAAGCATCTAAGCGGGAAACTTGCCACGAGATGAGTCATCCCTAGGACTATAAGTCCTCTGAAGGGCCGTTGAAGACTACGACGTTGATAGGTGAGGTGTGTAAGTGTCGTGAGACATTGAGCTAACTCATACTAATGACCCGAGAGGCTTAACCATACAACACCCAAGTAGTTTTAAAGCGCTTGTTTGATTGATGAACTGATAAAGATTGACTAGGAATAGTCAACACAGCTTTCCAAGACTTATTGCTGAAGATGGTTAATAACAGCGATAAGGGAACCGAATATGCCTGGCGGCAATAGCGCGATGGAACCACCTGTACCCATGCCGAACACAGAAGTGAAACGTTGTAGCGCCGATGGTAGTGTGGCATTCGCCATGTGAGAGTAGGACACTGCCAGGCTCCTAATTGATGTGAAGACCTTGACTGGGTGACAACGGTTGAGCGAGCATAGAGAGAAAAGTGCGGAGTGGTAGTTCAGTCGGTTAGAATACCGGCCTGTCACGCCGGGGGTCGCGGGTTCGAGTCCCGTCCACTCCGCCAATACTTTGAAAAGCCTTAGCATAACTAAGGCTTTTTTATTAAGCAGAATTTGTCTGGTAGCCATAGCACAGTAGAACCACCTGTTCCCATGCCGAACACAGAAGTGAAATACTGTTACGCCGATGGTAGTGTGGCATTCGCCATGTGAGAGTAGGAAACTGCCAGACATCCAACTATTAAGCCCTGAACATAAGTTCAGGGCTTTTTGTTTTTAGATTTCGAAAAAAATCGCTATTTTTTACGCCAGACAGTTAGTTGCGACACCAAATATTGGTATTTCCGTGCCGTTTCTTGCAGCACAAACGGGATATCTTGTGCCGGTCGTAGCTCTTCAAACTCAGTGGTCAGTACTCGCTGCAGATACTGATAGGTTGTTCGTGCTTCACCGTTCTCTCTGATCCCGCCAAGCCAATTATGTTTCGATGTTGATTCCACTTGCCAGGTATGTGGTGAGCACAGCATCAGAATGCCGCCATCGCGCAATCGATGGGCCAGATCGGCGAGAAAATGTGCAGGTTCGCGTAGTCGATCCAGCATGTTGGCAGCAAGGATCAAATCATAGTGTTGGTATTTGTTTTTTAGGTTACAAGCATCCCCTTGGGTAAAGTGAATTCGGTTGGCTAAACCAGGATCAAGTTGGCAATCGGTCAGCTTCGCTTCCCGGTATTCGACTAATTCACCTTCGGTTGGAATGGCATAACGGAAACTGTTTTGCTGGGCCAGTGTTTGCGCGATATCGATAAAACGGGCGGAATAATCAACGGCATCTACATGTTGAAAATATTTCGCTAGTTCAAAACTCGCCCGACCGACGGAACAACCAATATCTAATGCTCGGATTGGCTGCGGACAGACTTCGGCTGCAATTTCAGCCAGCCGTTGGCAGTGATTTGGCACATTAAAATGGCTGGCTCCATAGTGTGAATCAAGGTATTGCGCGATCAGTGGATCAGTTTCGTAAGGGTTAACAATGAGTGGTTCCTGATAACGGGACACTACATAACGAAAACCGGCATGTTGGAAAAAGTGACGCCGAAAGGCGTAACGGGAATTTTTCAGTGCCAGATTACCGGTAGAGATCCATGAACCGCCTTTGATTAGATTATGTTTTCCATCGAATGTTGGGGTGGAAAAA
This window contains:
- a CDS encoding undecaprenyl-diphosphate phosphatase, producing the protein MSDILNSLIMGVVEGITEFLPVSSTGHLIVTKELLKFQGSDTFEIVIQLGGVLAVMWFYFATILQQVKSVTTDAAVRRFWMAVIVAFLPAAFIGLAFHHYITEYLFNSITVACSLIVGGVIMWWIEGAAFKPRTVAFEQITLKQAFAIGCAQLCSLIPGVSRSASTIMGGMLTGLDRSTATGFSFFLSIPTLGAASIYSLLKDLHGVGEHGVVNISVGLITSFIVSLLSIGWLLRYISKHSFRGFAVYRIIAGVLILALSYFGFFASQA
- the glmS gene encoding glutamine--fructose-6-phosphate transaminase (isomerizing), which produces MCGIVGAVAQRDISEILVEGLRRLEYRGYDSAGVAIINAQGELQRVRRLGKVQELAAALEEQPLSGGTGIAHTRWATHGEPSEINAHPHVSNGDLAVVHNGIIENHEELRVKLQGLGYEFVSQTDTEVIVHLVHHYLKTAGSLLQALQTAVKELRGAYGTVVMDRRDPSRLVVARSGSPLVIGRGLGENFIASDQLALLPVTRRFLFLEEGDVAEVTRKGVTIFNHAGQPVERAEIESELSHDAGDKGQYRHYMQKEIYEQPQSILNTLEGRLVGNHIVPESFGTHAREIFQKVQHVQIVACGTSYHSGMVARYWFEALAGVSCNIEIASEFRYRKSVVHPNSLIITLSQSGETADTLAALRLAKEMGYMASLTLCNVPGSSLVRESDLAFMTRAGAEIGVASTKAFTTQLTGLLMLVTAIGRGNGNMSETDEHCVASALQALPMQIEHALQLDKQIEALAEQFANKQHSLFLGRGDQYPIAMEGALKLKEISYIHAEAYAAGELKHGPLALIDSEMPIIVVAPNNELLEKLKSNVEEVRARGGLLYVFADRAAGFTSDDTMRVMPMESVADIIAPIVYTIPMQLLAYHIALIKGTDVDQPRNLAKSVTVE
- a CDS encoding EAL domain-containing protein; the encoded protein is MRRLVHGCREILHRWHVTRCTCVDERQLSQIGHTLYQEFDDGVVLLDKNGFLLEANPAFCRQSGFSLLELLRMRRTQLRAMLQVDWDIVLSQLMTSGRWQGALWLKHKTQGWLPYQLMLRQTAAQSGNVQLLGVFSVQRGMSVDEEQLDPLTGLLHRLSFDNQLRLLCRGTQPFTLLTLDLDQFRQINNQFDHQTGDRILQQLALRLQRLLGPRGMVARVGGDDFALLIPGMDQPEQAQQLAEEVYAEVLRPFKNGDSEIAISGTLGGALWPLDARSPGALWRRAEQALFIARNRHLPMLAFSAGVRQELSYRQKLQQDLLDAVQNNGIWVAYQPIWDNQRQRVGKLEALARWSHPELGNIPPDQFIPLAEESGLIGLLGEKILEQACVDLALLHQAGFDWLELSINRSIIEFLQLDVQAKSWLDVIQQHHIAPAKIIFEVTESLLMDTQSQHLARLHTLREAGCRIAIDDFGTGYSSFNYLRKFPIDIVKIDRSFVLTVPHDHKDTQLLLGILCIVQNLGYEVVVEGIEDEALQQFLLQHHCEYSQGYLFSKPQNFTSLLEYLVELSPQVRASGE
- a CDS encoding Cof-type HAD-IIB family hydrolase; translated protein: MADIAVIALDMDGTLLSSDHQVTEKTADTIQQAREKGIEVILVTGRHHMMAYPVHHQLALDTPLICANGAYVFDTKNQQITTGAPLSERQWQQLMPLIESLQLDAICHFSDGIGHQPENEHVGRVKKLVHALPSKQRPHFIAHESITTLCHTHTPLWKIELSHTTTSAIDKFIAALPSELAITYDRTAPNGLEIVNKGNSKGNRLAEWVTHRGLTLEQVIAFGDNHNDISMFQQVGLGVAMGNAAAEIQQQAHFVTGSNDDDGIAIALQRWVL